A window of the Coprobacter fastidiosus genome harbors these coding sequences:
- a CDS encoding winged helix-turn-helix transcriptional regulator, whose product MQNFHPTGVCPIRDILSHLSSKWATLILITLNANKTMRFSDIQKSIGDISQRMLTVTLRSLETDGLISRKIYAEIPPRVEYKLTERGYSLIPHIEGLVNWAIENMPMIMKNRKTNKLTTNGQESF is encoded by the coding sequence ATGCAAAATTTTCATCCGACCGGAGTTTGCCCGATACGAGACATATTAAGTCACTTGAGTAGCAAATGGGCCACTTTAATATTGATAACTTTGAACGCAAATAAAACCATGCGCTTCTCGGATATTCAAAAAAGTATCGGGGATATTTCGCAACGTATGCTTACGGTAACTCTTCGATCTCTCGAGACAGACGGATTAATTTCCAGAAAAATATATGCAGAAATTCCTCCCCGAGTAGAATACAAGCTGACAGAAAGAGGTTACAGCCTAATTCCTCATATAGAAGGTCTGGTCAACTGGGCTATTGAGAACATGCCGATGATAATGAAAAACAGAAAAACAAATAAGCTGACGACCAATGGCCAAGAATCTTTTTAA
- a CDS encoding helix-turn-helix transcriptional regulator: protein MAKNLFNRYIWLVDTIYRNGKLSFKEINDKWLQTDFSEGKPIPLRTFHNHREAIQDLFDINIECNKSTHEYYIEDADQLSKGTLRNWLLNTFTVNNLINEKYKLQNRILLENVPSGQKYLTPIIEAMRDGKRISVTYQSFTKNEPETFDIEPYFVKLFKQRWYIIGYSMFHKMIRIYALDRIQVMQMTDKTFELPQNFLPEEYFKDCFGIIHGEGITETVMLKVKGNQVKYFRELPLHISQKEITRGINYSIFQYNLKVTFDLVQEILSYAPAVEVLAPKSLREEILKILLETCKLYDR, encoded by the coding sequence ATGGCCAAGAATCTTTTTAACCGCTATATCTGGCTGGTAGATACAATATATAGAAACGGAAAATTATCTTTTAAAGAGATTAACGACAAATGGTTGCAAACCGACTTTTCGGAAGGAAAGCCGATTCCCCTTCGGACATTTCATAATCACCGGGAAGCTATACAAGATTTGTTCGACATCAATATCGAGTGTAATAAAAGTACCCATGAATATTACATAGAAGATGCCGACCAACTTTCAAAAGGAACATTACGAAACTGGTTGCTGAATACTTTTACCGTTAATAATCTCATTAATGAGAAATATAAATTACAGAACCGCATTTTATTAGAAAATGTCCCCTCAGGACAAAAATATCTGACTCCGATCATAGAAGCTATGCGGGACGGAAAAAGAATTTCTGTTACTTATCAGTCTTTTACTAAGAATGAACCGGAAACTTTTGATATAGAGCCTTATTTTGTAAAATTGTTTAAACAGAGATGGTATATTATCGGATATTCTATGTTTCACAAAATGATCCGTATTTACGCTCTCGACCGGATACAAGTAATGCAGATGACCGATAAAACATTTGAACTTCCTCAAAATTTTTTACCGGAAGAATATTTCAAAGACTGTTTCGGTATTATTCACGGAGAAGGCATTACGGAAACCGTAATGTTAAAGGTAAAAGGTAATCAAGTAAAATATTTCAGGGAATTGCCTCTACACATCTCACAAAAAGAAATAACCCGAGGAATTAACTACTCTATATTTCAATACAACTTAAAAGTAACGTTCGATTTGGTACAAGAAATATTATCATACGCACCGGCAGTCGAAGTCCTTGCTCCAAAATCTCTTCGGGAAGAAATTCTAAAAATATTACTTGAAACCTGCAAACTATACGATAGATAA
- the mutL gene encoding DNA mismatch repair endonuclease MutL gives MSDVIQLLPDSVANQIAAGEVIQRPASVVKELVENAIDAGATLIQIIVKDAGRTLIQVIDNGKGMSETDARLSFERHATSKIRQAGDLFSLHTMGFRGEALASIAAIAQVELRTRRIEDEVGTAIALAASVVESQECVSCPVGSNFAVKNIFYNVPARRKFLKSNQVELSNILSEFERIALINPEIAFELVHNDNELFNLPASNFRQRIISLFGKGMNQQLLTVEVETSLVKISGYIGKPEASRKRNALQYFFVNGRYMRHPYFHKAVMQSYEQLIPVGEMPNYFINLTVDPASIDVNIHPTKTEIKFENEQPIWQILSAAVKEALGKFSAVPSIDFDMEGAPEIPVFHKGDEVRPPQTTFTPGYNPFKSSSPAGTKRPDYDWSKLYSGFESAKDMPRNSTEEEPRIFSSKVNRPVVPDLSSAETVPSETIASKINDSVTTTVGGQYLQVKGRYIITSVKSGVVMIDQYRAHIRILYDRYMSHLQSGQGVSQRVLFPEMIHLSASQGAILSGIKEDLDSLGFDLSDMGGGTFSINGVPGGIEGVDVVGLLNKMIETASEKGGDVKSDIHEAMALTLAESAAIPYGQVLSSLEMEQLADDLFASAMPGYTPDGRVTLTVFSVDELQKRFK, from the coding sequence ATGAGTGATGTAATACAGTTATTGCCGGATTCTGTTGCCAATCAAATTGCTGCGGGAGAGGTGATACAGCGTCCTGCTTCTGTTGTAAAGGAGTTGGTTGAGAATGCCATCGATGCCGGTGCTACTTTGATACAGATTATAGTCAAGGATGCTGGTCGTACTCTTATTCAGGTGATAGATAACGGTAAAGGTATGTCTGAAACAGATGCCCGGCTTTCGTTCGAACGTCATGCAACCTCAAAGATTCGCCAAGCCGGAGATTTGTTTTCTTTGCATACAATGGGATTTCGGGGAGAAGCGTTGGCATCTATTGCTGCGATAGCTCAAGTTGAATTACGCACTCGTCGTATCGAAGATGAAGTAGGAACAGCGATTGCATTGGCCGCTTCGGTTGTAGAGTCTCAGGAGTGCGTCTCATGTCCTGTGGGATCGAATTTTGCTGTAAAGAATATTTTTTATAATGTACCTGCCCGGCGAAAGTTCTTGAAATCGAATCAAGTAGAGCTAAGCAATATTCTTTCCGAATTTGAACGTATCGCATTAATTAATCCCGAGATAGCATTCGAATTGGTTCATAATGACAATGAACTTTTTAATCTTCCGGCGTCTAATTTCCGTCAGCGTATCATTTCACTTTTCGGAAAGGGCATGAACCAGCAGCTTTTAACGGTAGAGGTCGAGACATCGTTGGTAAAAATATCGGGCTATATCGGTAAACCAGAAGCTTCTCGGAAACGGAATGCATTACAATATTTTTTTGTAAACGGGAGGTATATGAGACATCCCTATTTTCATAAAGCCGTGATGCAAAGCTATGAGCAGTTGATACCGGTAGGAGAGATGCCTAATTATTTTATCAATCTGACTGTTGATCCGGCTTCCATAGATGTAAATATTCATCCGACGAAGACAGAAATTAAATTTGAGAATGAGCAGCCGATTTGGCAGATATTATCAGCTGCCGTGAAAGAAGCTCTCGGGAAGTTCAGTGCTGTACCTTCTATCGATTTTGATATGGAGGGTGCACCTGAGATTCCGGTTTTTCATAAGGGGGATGAGGTAAGGCCTCCGCAAACGACTTTTACTCCCGGTTATAATCCGTTTAAGAGTTCTTCTCCAGCAGGGACTAAGCGTCCTGATTATGATTGGAGTAAACTCTATTCAGGATTTGAATCGGCAAAAGATATGCCTCGAAACTCGACAGAAGAAGAGCCTCGAATATTTTCTTCAAAAGTCAATCGGCCTGTTGTTCCGGATCTGTCTTCTGCAGAGACTGTTCCCTCTGAGACCATTGCATCGAAAATAAATGATTCTGTTACTACAACAGTCGGAGGGCAGTATCTTCAAGTGAAGGGACGTTATATTATTACTTCTGTTAAATCCGGAGTCGTGATGATCGACCAGTACCGTGCCCATATTCGTATATTGTATGATCGTTATATGTCGCATCTTCAATCCGGACAGGGTGTTTCTCAACGGGTATTGTTTCCGGAAATGATTCATTTGTCAGCTTCTCAGGGGGCTATTCTTTCTGGAATTAAAGAAGATTTGGATTCTTTAGGTTTCGACTTGTCTGATATGGGGGGAGGCACTTTTTCGATAAACGGAGTTCCTGGAGGAATAGAAGGGGTGGATGTCGTCGGATTATTAAATAAGATGATCGAGACCGCATCCGAAAAGGGAGGAGATGTAAAATCGGATATTCATGAAGCCATGGCCTTAACTTTAGCCGAATCTGCGGCAATTCCTTACGGACAGGTTTTGTCTTCTCTCGAAATGGAGCAGTTGGCCGATGATTTGTTCGCTTCTGCCATGCCGGGGTACACACCTGATGGGAGAGTAACATTGACGGTTTTCTCTGTCGATGAACTTCAGAAGCGTTTTAAGTAA
- a CDS encoding OstA-like protein yields MFDSKRYSGVSRHKILIGVLCLLTLCVWARHTPDNPPIVVKKTPIKTAVDDPQKVYLEYANELQFDKDIHPDFQILRGDVRFRRGGMYMFCDSAYFYEKTNSLDAFGNVRMEQGDTLFVYSDVMFYDGIVQVARLRYNVRMENRDVVLFTDSLNYDMQPNIGYYFDGGKIVDTENELSSIYGQYSPDTKQAVFNFDVQLVNEEYTLYSDTLEYNTNTKIADIIGPSVMVSDSNVIYSKLGWYDTHNNTSMLFDRSIIVSKSQQLTGDTIFYNRAEGFGEVFGNMILNDTTRRVTMEGNYGFYDEIKEVSMATDSARVIDYSQPDTFYLHADTLRSSVLLDSTRLIRAYYGTRFFRNDIQGVCDSMVYKTKDSAVYMFKNPILWNLDYQIFGDTIKVYMNDSTVRWAHVPAFAFATQQKDTAFFDQLSGKDLKAFFKEGRLDKVDVSGNVRTIFYPQERDSTFTGLNYAESSFLTMYLKDQKMDKLIMYNKVDGSLTPIPKITPAQLYLPDFHWYEEIRPRDPADIFRKIIRKKSEIPKKKRRFSNEI; encoded by the coding sequence ATGTTTGATAGTAAAAGATATTCAGGAGTAAGCAGGCATAAAATACTGATAGGTGTTTTATGCCTGTTAACTCTTTGTGTTTGGGCGAGACATACACCGGACAATCCGCCTATTGTTGTTAAAAAAACACCGATAAAAACAGCCGTAGATGATCCTCAGAAAGTCTATTTGGAATATGCTAATGAACTACAATTCGATAAGGATATTCATCCCGACTTTCAGATACTGAGAGGAGATGTCCGTTTTCGTCGGGGAGGTATGTACATGTTTTGTGATAGTGCTTATTTCTATGAAAAGACGAATTCTTTGGATGCTTTTGGAAATGTACGTATGGAACAAGGTGATACCTTGTTTGTATATAGCGATGTGATGTTTTATGACGGTATTGTGCAAGTTGCCCGTTTACGCTATAATGTTCGTATGGAGAATCGGGATGTCGTATTGTTTACCGATAGCCTTAACTACGATATGCAGCCTAATATCGGTTATTATTTCGATGGCGGTAAGATTGTCGATACCGAGAATGAACTCAGCTCTATTTATGGACAATATAGTCCGGATACCAAGCAGGCGGTTTTTAATTTTGATGTGCAACTGGTTAATGAGGAATATACGCTCTATTCCGATACGCTGGAGTACAATACGAATACAAAAATTGCTGATATTATAGGACCTTCCGTAATGGTTTCGGATAGCAACGTTATATATTCTAAATTGGGATGGTATGATACGCACAATAATACATCAATGCTTTTCGACCGTTCTATTATCGTAAGCAAAAGCCAGCAGCTTACAGGCGATACGATTTTTTATAATCGGGCAGAAGGATTCGGAGAGGTATTCGGGAATATGATTCTGAATGATACGACTCGTCGGGTAACGATGGAGGGAAATTACGGCTTTTATGATGAAATAAAAGAAGTTTCTATGGCGACAGACTCGGCAAGGGTTATTGATTATTCCCAGCCCGATACATTTTATTTACATGCCGATACGTTACGTTCCTCCGTGTTATTGGACTCGACGCGTTTGATACGTGCATATTACGGGACACGTTTTTTCAGAAATGATATACAAGGCGTTTGCGATTCTATGGTATACAAGACCAAAGATTCTGCCGTGTATATGTTTAAGAACCCGATTCTTTGGAATCTTGATTATCAAATATTCGGGGATACGATAAAGGTATATATGAATGACAGTACCGTAAGGTGGGCACATGTTCCGGCTTTTGCTTTTGCTACACAACAGAAAGATACGGCTTTTTTTGATCAGCTTTCAGGGAAAGATTTGAAAGCCTTTTTTAAAGAAGGAAGATTAGACAAGGTGGATGTTAGCGGAAATGTACGGACTATTTTTTATCCACAAGAAAGAGATTCTACATTTACGGGGTTGAATTATGCGGAAAGTAGTTTCCTTACAATGTATCTGAAGGATCAGAAGATGGATAAGTTGATTATGTATAACAAAGTGGATGGATCACTGACTCCGATACCTAAAATAACCCCGGCTCAACTTTATTTGCCAGATTTTCATTGGTATGAAGAGATCCGTCCGAGAGACCCTGCTGATATATTCAGGAAGATAATTCGTAAGAAGAGTGAAATCCCGAAAAAGAAACGTCGTTTCAGTAACGAAATATAA